The window GGCCCGACCGATCACGACCCCGGTGGACTCGAAGTAGCGGGTGTGCGCGGTGCAGAAGAGCAGAGCCAGCCGGGCGTCTGGGCAATCACGACAGTGGCGCGGCGAGGAACGTCGCGACGACCGGCGCTCGGCTGGTGAACATGGGTCCATTAGACCGGAGCCGGGGCCAGGCATCGGTGGATGCCGACGTCGTCGACGAAAACCCGACCGCCCCGAGCAGCGCTGACGCGTACCCTTCGGACGTGGAACTTGATGATCTTTCCCCTGCGGAGTTCGCGTTCCCGGGGCCACTGCGGGACCAGTTGGTGGCCGCGATCCTGTCCGGTGCGAAGACCTCGACGTCCAGCCTCGTGCTCGGCTACGAGCGGACGGACGAGCCGATGCCCGAGGTGGGTGAGCGCTCGGCGGTGGTCGACTCGGCGGGCCGGCGGGTCGCGGTGATCGAGGTGACCGAGGTACGCGTGGTCCGGCTCGGCGACGTCGACCTGCCGCACGCCCTCGACGAGGGCGAGGGGTACGAGTCGGTGGCGCAGTGGCGGGCCGGGCACGAGACGTTCTGGCACAGCGCGGAGGTGCGCGCGGAGCTGGGTGACCCGGGCTTCACCGTCGACGACGACACCCCGGTGCTGCTCGAGCGCTTCCGGCTGGTGCACACCGTCTGAGCGCCTCTTGCCGTACGCGGCGACCCGGGCGTGCGGCGGCGCGCGCCGTACGCCCGGGTCGGTCGCCCGCTCAGCCCCAGTTCTGCGGGGCGGGCTGGCGGGTGGTGGCGTTCAACCGGTTGAAGAAGTTGGTGGTGGCGAGCCAGAGCACCAGCGCGGCCAGTTCCTTCTCCTCGAAGTGCCGGGCGGCCTCGTCCCACACCTCGTCGGGCACGGGGTCGGCCCGGTCGGCCAGCCGGGTCGCGGACTCGGCGAGCGCGAGTGCGGCCCGCTCGGCGTCGGTGAAGTACGGCGTCTCCCGCCAGGCGGCCAGCGCGAACAGCCGCTCCTCGGTCTCCCCCGCCTTCCGGGCGTTGCGGGCGCCGGAATCGAGGCAGGCGCTGCACCCGTTGATCTGGCTGGCCCGCAGGTGGACCAGCTCCAGGGTGCTCCCCGGGACCCCGGCCGAGTGGGCCGCCTTGTAGAGCAGATTGATCGCCTTCACCGCGTCGGGAAGCAGGGTCGCGGGGTTCCGCATACGGGCCTGTACGGACATCGTGTGCCGTCCTTCCTGTTACGCTGCCGACGCCCCCGCCGCAGCGCTTTCCTCGTTCGTCACCCTGCTGTCGACAGCCGGAGGGGCGACGTGACAGATGTGACCCGGGCCACACGAAGGCCGGAGGCCGACCGGGATGGCGATGCCGTGAGCGACACCGACCTGCTCGCCGAGCGCTTCGAGGAGCAGCGCCACCGGCTGCGCTCCGTGGCCCAGCGGATGCTCGGCTCCCGGGCCGAGGCCGACGACGCGGTCCAGGACACCTGGCTGCGGCTCAGCCGCGCCGACGTCGATGGCATCGAGAACCTGCCGGGCTGGCTCACCACCACCGTCGGGCGGGTCTGCCTCGACCGGCTGGGCTCCAGCGCCGCGCGGCACGAGCGGCCCGCCGACGTGGCCGCCGACGAGTCGACCACGCCCGGAGACGGCGAGCCCGACCCCGAGCGGGAGGCGATGCTCACGGAGTCGGTCGGGCGCGCGCTGGACGTGGTGCTCCGGACCCTCGGCCCCACCGAACGGCTCGTGTTCGTGCTGCACGACATGTTCGCGGTCTCCTTCGACGAGCTCGCGCCCGTGGTCGACCGCAGCCCGGCCGCCGTCCGGCAGATCGCCAGCCGGGCCCGCCGGCGCGTGCAGGGCGGGTCGCCGGCGCCGGAGGCCGACCGGGCCCGGCAGCGTGGGACCGTCGAGGCGTTCCTCGCCGCGTCCCGCGAGGGGCGCTTCGACGACCTGCTCACCCTGCTCGACCCGCACGTCGTCCTGCGCTCCGACGCGGCGGCCGTGCGGATGGGCGGGGCCGGCGAGGCATGCGGCTCGGCCACGGTCGCCAGCTTCTTCTCCGGCAAGGCGCAGGGGGCGGTGCCGGCGTTCGTGGACGGCGCACCGGGGGCGGTGGTGCTCGTCGACGGCCGTACCCGCCTGGTGCTCAGCTTCGTGGTCGCCGACCGGATCCTCGGCATCGAGGTGGTCGCCGACCCCGAGCAGATCGCCGGCCTGGACCTGGTTGTCGGGTGACGGTCCGCGCCGCCTGAGTCGCACGTCAGGGCGCGATCG is drawn from Micromonospora sp. NBC_01740 and contains these coding sequences:
- a CDS encoding ASCH domain-containing protein codes for the protein MELDDLSPAEFAFPGPLRDQLVAAILSGAKTSTSSLVLGYERTDEPMPEVGERSAVVDSAGRRVAVIEVTEVRVVRLGDVDLPHALDEGEGYESVAQWRAGHETFWHSAEVRAELGDPGFTVDDDTPVLLERFRLVHTV
- a CDS encoding carboxymuconolactone decarboxylase family protein, yielding MSVQARMRNPATLLPDAVKAINLLYKAAHSAGVPGSTLELVHLRASQINGCSACLDSGARNARKAGETEERLFALAAWRETPYFTDAERAALALAESATRLADRADPVPDEVWDEAARHFEEKELAALVLWLATTNFFNRLNATTRQPAPQNWG
- a CDS encoding sigma-70 family RNA polymerase sigma factor, which codes for MSDTDLLAERFEEQRHRLRSVAQRMLGSRAEADDAVQDTWLRLSRADVDGIENLPGWLTTTVGRVCLDRLGSSAARHERPADVAADESTTPGDGEPDPEREAMLTESVGRALDVVLRTLGPTERLVFVLHDMFAVSFDELAPVVDRSPAAVRQIASRARRRVQGGSPAPEADRARQRGTVEAFLAASREGRFDDLLTLLDPHVVLRSDAAAVRMGGAGEACGSATVASFFSGKAQGAVPAFVDGAPGAVVLVDGRTRLVLSFVVADRILGIEVVADPEQIAGLDLVVG